Proteins from one Gimesia maris genomic window:
- a CDS encoding phytanoyl-CoA dioxygenase family protein gives MSEIIDCQLEQAGYQKLSAPLPACAYDVLDEVLDSVVQENFRRRRNGTRYAIRNAHLAVPALRPLLEHGALVELARGVLGQTVALVSATLFDKQPGANWFVPPHQDLFVPISGTTDDLRWTNWSIKAGVQYVEPPVEVQRELLALRLHLDACPGVNGALEVVPGSQHERLDEDAVAEFAEKAFEVCPAGPGEVLLMRPLLVHRSRAAKLPERRRVLHVVYSATVPPKGLEWT, from the coding sequence ATGTCAGAGATCATAGATTGTCAACTGGAACAGGCAGGTTACCAGAAACTGTCGGCCCCCTTGCCTGCCTGTGCTTATGACGTTCTGGATGAGGTGCTCGACTCGGTTGTCCAGGAGAACTTTCGTCGGCGGCGCAATGGTACCCGTTACGCGATTCGGAATGCGCACCTCGCAGTGCCAGCTCTCAGGCCTCTGCTTGAGCACGGTGCACTGGTGGAATTGGCACGCGGAGTCCTGGGACAAACGGTTGCATTAGTCAGTGCGACGCTGTTCGATAAACAACCCGGTGCGAACTGGTTTGTGCCGCCGCATCAGGATCTGTTCGTGCCAATTAGCGGTACAACAGATGATCTCCGCTGGACCAACTGGTCAATCAAAGCGGGAGTCCAATACGTCGAACCGCCCGTCGAAGTGCAACGGGAACTGCTGGCGCTTCGATTACATCTGGATGCGTGCCCGGGTGTGAATGGGGCACTGGAAGTGGTGCCCGGCAGCCAGCATGAACGATTGGATGAAGATGCAGTGGCAGAGTTCGCTGAAAAGGCGTTTGAAGTCTGCCCTGCTGGTCCGGGGGAAGTGCTGCTGATGCGACCGCTGCTGGTGCACCGTTCCCGTGCTGCGAAACTGCCAGAGCGCCGCCGGGTGCTGCACGTGGTTTATTCTGCAACGGTGCCGCCCAAAGGGCTGGAGTGGACTTAA
- the tam gene encoding trans-aconitate 2-methyltransferase: MPVWDADQYLKYQRERTQPAIDLAARVRLEAPRRIVDVGCGPGNSTAVLSRRWPQAELSGLDSSAEMLETARESQPAVHWFQVDISSWEPETKYDLIFSNAVLQWVPDHEAIFPRLMSFLVPGGALAVQLPMHYDSPLHYLVKEVSERPEWSEQTAEARQALGSESRLFYYDLLAPQSSELELWETEYIHIMENVEAILEWFRGTGLRPYLQALPDDRDRARFETELLERYRAAYPLQANGKVLFPFRRLFIVSYR, from the coding sequence ATGCCTGTCTGGGATGCGGATCAGTATTTGAAATATCAGCGTGAACGGACGCAGCCTGCCATCGATCTGGCGGCACGGGTGCGGCTGGAAGCCCCCCGGCGGATTGTTGATGTCGGCTGTGGTCCAGGAAACAGTACCGCGGTGCTGTCGAGACGCTGGCCTCAAGCGGAACTCAGCGGGCTGGACAGCTCGGCTGAGATGCTGGAAACCGCGCGGGAATCTCAGCCTGCGGTGCACTGGTTTCAGGTGGATATTTCCAGCTGGGAACCGGAAACGAAATATGATTTGATTTTTTCGAACGCGGTACTGCAGTGGGTGCCCGACCATGAAGCGATCTTTCCTCGACTGATGAGCTTTCTGGTACCGGGAGGAGCTCTGGCCGTGCAACTACCGATGCATTATGACTCTCCCCTGCACTATCTTGTCAAGGAAGTCTCTGAGCGGCCGGAGTGGTCTGAGCAGACGGCAGAGGCGCGGCAGGCGCTGGGCTCTGAATCGCGATTATTTTATTACGACCTGCTGGCGCCTCAGAGTTCCGAACTGGAACTCTGGGAGACTGAGTACATCCATATCATGGAGAACGTGGAAGCGATTCTGGAATGGTTCCGCGGGACGGGACTCAGGCCCTACCTGCAAGCATTACCCGATGATCGCGACCGCGCCCGCTTCGAAACAGAATTACTGGAACGCTACAGAGCCGCCTATCCGCTCCAGGCAAATGGAAAAGTGCTGTTTCCGTTCAGGCGGTTATTTATTGTGTCGTATCGCTGA
- a CDS encoding GAF domain-containing protein, with protein sequence MNDDGIEVLAEQKTLKVLPDIKIILELISKGVSLKDTLNTLVDYIETNSKEMICSILLLDDENQLRHGAAPNLPEDYIRSIDGTKIGPNKGSCGTAAFRNRQIVVADIANDPLWEEFKELARIYDLRACWSAPIHSSTGAVLGTFAIYYHKPCRPSQFHLQLIEQAVYLAAIAIEQAKVEENLLKSEQESHRLRVQLTEAIESLTEGFALYDADDRLVMCNSKFREFYVESADILIPGQRFEDHIRISAQRGQIADAVGREEEWVRERVKQHQNPKGSYRQKLRNGRWLLISEQKTAGGGIAGVRTDITRQVLYEEELRTSFHLIESIRNLLEHYIVDSNSDQVFEDLLLTLLNTSDSEFGFIAEVQESDSTSFIIRASKRRSAQDELPGFHTGPLSAILESGHLKTFFDQIVKSGEAVISCQSGEDSRLGSLAQDLFESELNSCLGLPIYSQGKLAGVAVIANRPAGYDEEYVEFIKPLLITGGTLIKAHRDEIVRVKNERALQISEERFSKIFHLNPLGKVIINFNTERLIDVNESFLITARYAREEVIGKTIHELNLFADTVRWQEIVGIAHKEGMVYDQETLLQTKIGEKRSIQCYACLIQTAGEPLLLVMYKDLTEQKHARELNRQLQIQLQHGQKMKAIGQLAAEVAHEFNNILVGINMNAELLLMTAENELPEEYRGPIQEIKNSGERATELVKQMLSFGRKKVPNTSWINLNMLITVHQNMYQRILGEAIKLQVNLDSNTKPAWADEAEIEQALMNLVVNARDAMPEGGTLAISTQNALFTEDQIAREYGTLPGSYSQISVIDNGCGMSAETVEQIFEPFFTTKPAEMGTGLGLSTVFRDISNNGGFISVESQLGQGTEFRIYLPQDQGKTVEAENIAPATSHDPITGGTETLLVCDDEESVLTVVSALLEKLGYSVIKALGPSKAIQAARSHIGKISLLLTDFNMPDMNGQQLAEELTQLDPDLKVILLSGMMGDILEYGDDFELIQKPAKIGQLAQKIRKVLGDTDRSGF encoded by the coding sequence ATGAATGATGATGGTATCGAGGTTCTTGCAGAACAGAAAACCTTAAAGGTATTACCAGATATCAAAATTATCCTGGAACTGATCAGCAAAGGGGTCTCTCTCAAAGATACCCTGAATACCCTGGTTGACTATATCGAAACAAACAGCAAGGAAATGATTTGTTCCATTCTATTGCTGGATGACGAAAATCAGCTCAGGCATGGTGCCGCCCCCAACTTGCCAGAAGACTATATTCGGAGTATTGATGGAACAAAAATTGGGCCGAACAAGGGATCATGTGGGACAGCCGCCTTTAGAAATCGACAGATTGTCGTCGCAGATATCGCAAACGATCCTTTATGGGAAGAATTTAAGGAACTGGCGCGAATCTATGATCTGCGCGCCTGCTGGTCTGCGCCGATCCACTCCTCAACGGGCGCCGTTCTGGGTACCTTCGCCATCTACTACCATAAACCCTGCAGACCAAGTCAGTTTCATCTGCAGCTCATTGAGCAGGCTGTGTATCTGGCAGCGATTGCCATTGAACAAGCGAAGGTTGAAGAGAACCTGTTGAAAAGCGAACAGGAATCGCATCGATTGCGTGTCCAGTTAACAGAAGCGATCGAATCTCTGACGGAAGGATTCGCATTGTATGATGCCGATGACCGGCTGGTAATGTGTAATTCCAAGTTCCGCGAATTCTATGTGGAAAGCGCAGACATCCTGATCCCCGGGCAACGATTTGAAGATCATATCCGAATCTCCGCTCAAAGAGGGCAAATCGCGGATGCTGTGGGCAGAGAAGAAGAATGGGTTCGGGAGCGAGTAAAACAACATCAGAATCCAAAAGGTAGTTATCGGCAAAAACTGAGAAATGGTCGCTGGTTATTGATCTCGGAACAAAAAACGGCAGGAGGCGGGATTGCCGGTGTTCGAACTGATATTACCCGGCAGGTTTTATATGAAGAGGAGTTACGTACTTCATTTCATTTGATTGAATCGATTCGAAATCTGCTGGAGCATTACATTGTCGATTCGAATTCTGATCAGGTGTTTGAAGATCTATTGCTGACCTTATTAAATACTTCAGACAGCGAGTTTGGATTTATCGCAGAAGTTCAGGAGTCAGATTCAACATCTTTTATAATTCGCGCCAGCAAACGGCGATCCGCACAGGATGAATTACCGGGATTTCATACCGGTCCGCTTTCGGCAATATTGGAATCGGGGCATCTGAAAACTTTTTTTGATCAGATTGTGAAAAGTGGAGAAGCGGTTATCTCCTGTCAATCCGGTGAAGATTCGCGACTTGGCAGCCTGGCTCAAGATCTGTTTGAATCGGAATTGAATTCCTGTCTCGGGTTGCCGATTTACTCACAGGGGAAACTGGCTGGAGTGGCGGTTATTGCAAACCGACCAGCGGGGTACGATGAAGAATATGTCGAATTTATTAAACCCCTGCTTATCACCGGCGGGACCTTAATCAAGGCTCATCGGGATGAAATCGTGCGAGTAAAAAACGAACGGGCTTTACAGATTTCTGAAGAACGTTTCTCAAAGATATTTCATTTGAACCCGCTGGGTAAGGTGATCATCAATTTCAATACCGAACGATTGATTGATGTGAATGAGTCTTTTCTGATTACAGCCCGGTATGCACGTGAAGAGGTGATAGGAAAAACAATTCATGAACTCAATCTATTTGCTGATACAGTTCGCTGGCAGGAAATCGTCGGCATCGCGCATAAAGAAGGGATGGTATACGATCAGGAAACGTTACTTCAAACCAAAATCGGTGAAAAACGGTCCATCCAATGCTATGCCTGTTTAATCCAGACGGCCGGGGAACCCTTATTGCTGGTAATGTACAAAGACCTTACTGAGCAGAAACATGCGAGGGAATTAAACAGGCAACTGCAGATTCAGCTGCAGCATGGTCAGAAAATGAAAGCAATCGGTCAATTGGCGGCTGAAGTGGCTCACGAGTTCAATAATATTCTCGTGGGGATTAATATGAATGCGGAACTGTTGCTAATGACAGCAGAAAACGAGTTACCTGAAGAATATCGCGGACCGATACAGGAAATAAAAAATTCTGGTGAGCGTGCGACCGAACTGGTAAAGCAGATGTTGTCTTTCGGCCGAAAGAAAGTACCGAATACATCGTGGATTAATCTGAACATGTTGATCACCGTTCATCAGAATATGTATCAGCGAATCCTGGGCGAAGCTATCAAACTTCAAGTGAACCTGGATTCGAATACAAAGCCTGCCTGGGCAGACGAAGCGGAAATAGAACAGGCCTTAATGAATCTGGTTGTCAATGCACGTGATGCGATGCCTGAGGGGGGAACGCTGGCAATCAGTACACAGAATGCTCTATTTACAGAAGATCAGATTGCTCGGGAGTATGGTACCCTTCCCGGTTCCTATTCGCAGATTTCCGTAATTGATAATGGCTGCGGCATGTCTGCAGAAACCGTAGAGCAGATCTTTGAACCATTCTTCACGACGAAACCGGCAGAGATGGGGACCGGGCTTGGGCTTTCCACAGTTTTCAGAGATATTTCCAATAATGGGGGTTTTATCTCAGTGGAGAGTCAACTGGGACAAGGAACAGAATTCAGAATCTATCTCCCCCAGGATCAGGGAAAAACAGTAGAGGCAGAAAATATCGCTCCCGCTACTTCGCATGACCCGATTACCGGAGGCACTGAAACTCTGCTTGTCTGCGATGATGAGGAGTCTGTGCTTACCGTGGTATCAGCGCTACTGGAAAAATTAGGTTACTCTGTCATTAAGGCGTTAGGTCCGAGTAAAGCAATCCAGGCAGCCAGATCCCACATCGGAAAAATCTCACTGTTATTAACCGACTTTAATATGCCGGATATGAACGGACAGCAACTGGCGGAAGAGTTGACGCAACTCGATCCTGATCTGAAAGTCATCCTGTTATCGGGTATGATGGGTGATATTCTGGAATATGGCGACGATTTCGAATTGATCCAAAAACCGGCGAAAATCGGTCAGCTGGCTCAGAAAATTCGAAAAGTTCTGGGTGATACAGACAGAAGCGGATTCTGA
- a CDS encoding FdhF/YdeP family oxidoreductase, whose product MKAPRSGGGWKAIKYSLTLANRVGWWKLWKSMRSKNACKTCAVGMGGQKGGMVNEAGLFPEVCKKSFQAMASDMQPAVASDFFAKHNIDQLRSFNSRKLEYSGRLTEPLLLSPGEKHYKPISWDAALDLVVDRLKAAGPERAFYYASGRSSNEAGFLFQMMSRLMGTNYVNNCSYYCHQASGVGLGSSIGTGAGTIKLEDLEHTDLYILIGANPSSNHPRLMKAFMEIRRRGGKVIVINPVKELGLVNFKVPSDVRSMLFGSSIASMYVQPHVGGDLALLTGIAKVVLEQNAHDSSFIAAHTENFEAFQEQVNQTSWDDIIAQSGVDRDTIQQIADQYISAKNVVIGWCMGITHHLHGTNNVQTIANVSLLRGMVGRRQAGLMPIRGHSNVQGLGSVGVTPGLKQAMLERLESQLGIQVPTTPGYDTMACMEASHRGEIDFAFCLGGNLYGSNPDTKYALEAMSRIKTILYLSTTLNTGHVWGTGEETLILPVLPRDEEPQSTTQESMFSYVRMSDGGKSRYEGPRSEVSILAAIGQKLFAGDNRIDWKKLESHSAIRELIADLIPGYENMHQTIESNKEFHVTGRAVAEYQFPTESGKAKFHAIPLPEIPVDDNQLRLMTVRSEGQFNSVVYDDEDIYRGQERRDVILMNRADIDRLGLKPDQRVKVKSEAGEMPYILVREFDVRAGNALMYYPEANILVPHTVDPLSKTPGFKSTRVTLEVQATV is encoded by the coding sequence GTGAAAGCTCCACGAAGCGGCGGCGGCTGGAAAGCGATTAAATACAGTCTGACTCTGGCAAACCGGGTGGGCTGGTGGAAACTCTGGAAGTCCATGCGTTCCAAAAACGCCTGCAAGACCTGTGCTGTCGGCATGGGTGGACAAAAAGGGGGTATGGTTAACGAAGCAGGTCTGTTTCCCGAAGTCTGCAAAAAATCGTTTCAGGCGATGGCTTCCGACATGCAGCCCGCGGTCGCTTCCGACTTCTTCGCAAAACACAATATCGACCAGCTGCGTTCTTTCAACTCGCGAAAACTCGAATACAGCGGCCGACTCACCGAACCACTGCTGCTCTCTCCCGGTGAAAAACATTACAAACCCATTTCCTGGGATGCGGCTCTTGACCTGGTGGTCGACCGCCTGAAAGCAGCTGGCCCCGAGCGGGCGTTTTACTACGCCAGTGGTCGTTCCTCGAATGAGGCCGGCTTCCTGTTCCAGATGATGTCGCGACTGATGGGCACCAATTATGTCAACAACTGCTCCTACTATTGTCATCAGGCCAGTGGAGTCGGTTTAGGCTCCAGCATCGGCACTGGAGCGGGGACGATCAAACTGGAAGACCTCGAACACACCGATCTGTATATCCTGATCGGCGCCAACCCGTCCTCCAATCATCCGCGACTGATGAAAGCCTTCATGGAAATCCGGCGGCGGGGTGGCAAAGTCATTGTCATCAATCCGGTCAAAGAATTGGGGCTGGTCAATTTCAAAGTTCCCAGTGACGTCCGCAGCATGCTGTTCGGTTCCAGTATCGCATCCATGTACGTGCAGCCGCACGTCGGCGGAGACCTGGCGTTACTGACCGGCATCGCCAAGGTCGTACTCGAACAAAACGCTCACGACAGCAGCTTCATCGCTGCGCATACTGAGAACTTTGAAGCCTTCCAGGAACAGGTCAACCAGACCAGCTGGGACGATATCATCGCCCAGAGTGGTGTCGACCGCGATACCATTCAACAGATCGCCGACCAGTATATCTCTGCCAAAAATGTCGTCATCGGCTGGTGTATGGGCATTACCCATCATCTGCATGGCACCAATAACGTGCAGACCATCGCCAATGTCTCTCTGCTGCGAGGCATGGTCGGTCGCCGCCAGGCGGGGCTGATGCCCATCCGCGGGCATAGCAACGTGCAGGGTCTCGGGTCGGTCGGCGTCACACCAGGTCTGAAACAGGCCATGCTTGAACGCCTGGAGAGTCAACTCGGTATTCAGGTTCCCACGACACCCGGCTATGACACGATGGCCTGTATGGAAGCATCGCATCGCGGTGAGATCGACTTTGCGTTCTGCCTGGGAGGCAACCTCTACGGCAGTAACCCCGATACGAAATACGCGCTCGAAGCCATGAGCCGCATCAAAACCATTCTGTATCTCTCCACGACCCTCAATACGGGTCACGTCTGGGGCACTGGTGAAGAGACGCTGATTCTCCCCGTCCTGCCGCGCGATGAAGAGCCACAGTCGACCACGCAGGAGTCGATGTTCAGCTACGTCCGCATGAGTGACGGCGGGAAATCCCGGTATGAAGGCCCCCGCAGCGAAGTTTCTATCCTCGCTGCCATCGGCCAGAAACTGTTTGCCGGCGACAACCGCATCGACTGGAAGAAACTGGAAAGCCATTCCGCCATCCGCGAACTGATTGCCGACCTGATTCCCGGCTACGAAAATATGCATCAGACGATTGAATCCAACAAGGAATTCCACGTCACCGGTCGTGCGGTCGCGGAATACCAATTCCCCACGGAAAGCGGCAAAGCAAAGTTCCACGCCATCCCGCTGCCCGAGATCCCCGTGGATGACAATCAGTTAAGACTGATGACAGTCCGCTCGGAAGGGCAGTTCAACAGCGTCGTCTATGATGACGAAGACATCTACCGCGGCCAGGAACGCCGCGACGTGATCCTGATGAACCGGGCCGACATCGATCGCCTGGGCCTCAAACCCGATCAGCGGGTCAAGGTGAAGAGCGAAGCAGGAGAGATGCCTTACATCCTGGTCCGCGAATTCGACGTCCGCGCCGGAAATGCTCTGATGTATTACCCGGAAGCGAATATCCTGGTTCCACACACCGTCGATCCGCTCTCGAAAACCCCCGGTTTTAAATCAACACGGGTCACGCTGGAAGTGCAAGCAACAGTTTAA